In Candidatus Acidiferrales bacterium, the following proteins share a genomic window:
- the rpmF gene encoding 50S ribosomal protein L32: protein MPNPKRRHSKARKAKRRAHDHLIAPAFSECPNCHEMKLPHRVCPHCGFYKQREVMEVAAPRT from the coding sequence ATGCCTAATCCGAAACGGCGTCATTCCAAGGCGCGGAAAGCCAAACGGCGCGCTCACGATCATCTGATTGCGCCTGCTTTCTCGGAGTGTCCGAACTGCCACGAGATGAAACTCCCGCACCGCGTCTGCCCGCACTGTGGCTTCTACAAGCAGCGCGAGGTGATGGAAGTAGCCGCGCCGAGAACTTGA
- a CDS encoding DUF177 domain-containing protein yields MFIEVKELEKNRLRIRKSYSPGSIDYRSEEFQQSAPLEVRGTAELNGQAIRIFGQFSTRVEMACARCLEPVEEEISRNFDLTYRPVTSVGKQGEVEVNEEESEVGYYRGEGMFLADVLAEQVILALPMKVICRVDCRGLCPTCGANLNAEHCRCEIQSGDPRLASLARIKQDWFKKH; encoded by the coding sequence ATGTTTATTGAAGTCAAAGAGTTAGAGAAGAACAGGCTGCGGATTCGCAAGAGCTACTCGCCGGGCTCGATCGACTACCGTAGTGAGGAGTTCCAGCAGTCGGCACCGCTCGAGGTCCGGGGCACCGCCGAGCTGAACGGCCAGGCGATTCGCATCTTTGGCCAATTCTCGACGCGCGTGGAAATGGCGTGCGCGCGGTGTCTCGAGCCGGTGGAAGAAGAGATCAGCCGGAATTTCGACCTGACCTACCGACCGGTGACTTCGGTTGGCAAACAAGGAGAGGTTGAGGTAAACGAGGAAGAGAGTGAAGTTGGCTATTATCGCGGCGAGGGAATGTTTCTGGCTGACGTGCTGGCCGAGCAGGTCATCCTTGCGCTGCCCATGAAAGTCATTTGCCGGGTTGACTGCCGGGGCCTTTGCCCGACCTGCGGCGCCAACCTCAATGCGGAACACTGCCGGTGCGAAATCCAATCCGGCGACCCGCGGCTGGCCTCGCTGGCCCGCATCAAACAAGACTGGTTCAAGAAACACTAG
- a CDS encoding tetratricopeptide repeat protein has protein sequence MARISRQELKHDEFVESVAEATGYLRGHGRTIAIAAGIVVAVLIAVFGYRLYAERQSIRAETALGKAMQTFHARLRQPAEPAAEPDEITFASDSIKYQSALKEFGDLVQKYPRTRAARVARYYSALSQIQLGQAEAASRTLEELAASDDREISSLAKFQMAQLYQRSGKWSDSEKLLRQIIQNPTFSVSKAAAEMTLADQLRQKNPAEAIKLYEQVRNQFPTSPLADTAKERLDELKQ, from the coding sequence GTGGCGCGCATCTCGCGGCAGGAGCTGAAACACGACGAATTTGTCGAATCGGTTGCGGAAGCGACCGGCTATCTGCGGGGGCACGGCCGGACGATAGCCATCGCTGCCGGGATCGTCGTGGCTGTCTTGATTGCAGTGTTCGGCTACCGGCTTTACGCGGAGCGGCAGTCCATCCGTGCGGAGACCGCGCTTGGCAAAGCCATGCAGACCTTCCACGCTCGCCTCCGGCAGCCGGCCGAGCCAGCGGCCGAGCCGGACGAGATCACGTTCGCTTCCGACTCCATCAAGTATCAATCGGCCCTGAAGGAGTTCGGCGACCTGGTTCAGAAATATCCCCGTACCCGCGCGGCCCGCGTCGCTCGCTACTATTCGGCGCTGAGCCAGATCCAGCTCGGTCAGGCGGAGGCGGCGAGCCGGACGCTCGAAGAGCTGGCCGCCTCGGACGATCGCGAAATCTCCAGCCTGGCCAAGTTTCAAATGGCACAGCTCTACCAACGCTCCGGCAAGTGGAGCGATTCCGAGAAACTTCTTCGCCAGATCATTCAAAACCCCACCTTTTCGGTTTCGAAAGCGGCTGCCGAGATGACCCTGGCGGACCAGCTTCGCCAGAAAAATCCGGCTGAGGCCATCAAGCTCTATGAGCAAGTCCGCAACCAGTTCCCGACCTCGCCTTTGGCGGACACCGCCAAAGAGCGGTTGGACGAATTGAAGCAGTAG
- a CDS encoding deoxyguanosinetriphosphate triphosphohydrolase, whose amino-acid sequence MLPSQGLSSYAMSLARSRGRRYPEPPHPYRNDYQRDRDRIIHARAFRRLEAKTQVFTTRYSDHFRNRLTHTLEVAQISRTVAGALGLNADLVEALALVHDIGHPPFGHAGEQRLDEIMRKFNDRFDHNLHALRIVENFEQRYPDFPGLNLTFEVREGIIKHSRDYDAEEFAELAEYSLDERPPLEAQLIDLCDEIAYNTADLDDGFEAKLLTLESVLSGCSLFCRFYEQAVRQYARAPAKLRFNEGLRQTINALVTDLLENTGRRIAEAGVETVEDVRRAARRLAGLSPAMAEQNAELKKFLYSNLYLHEQLVGERARAADALEQLFDHYVAHPDDLPRTHFEKTRQEPLHRVVCDYLAGMTDHYLLRQQRQSAAKARTSN is encoded by the coding sequence ATGCTGCCCAGCCAAGGTCTTTCGAGCTATGCGATGAGTCTGGCTCGGTCGCGCGGCCGGCGTTATCCGGAACCGCCCCATCCTTACCGCAATGATTATCAGCGGGACCGCGACCGCATCATCCATGCCCGCGCCTTCCGCAGGCTTGAGGCCAAGACCCAGGTCTTTACCACGCGCTATTCCGACCATTTTCGCAACCGGCTTACCCACACACTGGAGGTGGCGCAGATCAGCCGCACGGTAGCCGGCGCTCTCGGCCTGAACGCCGACCTGGTGGAGGCGCTGGCGCTCGTTCACGATATTGGCCACCCGCCTTTTGGTCACGCTGGCGAGCAGCGGTTGGATGAGATCATGAGGAAATTCAACGATCGCTTTGACCACAACCTCCACGCCCTCCGCATTGTGGAGAATTTCGAGCAGCGCTACCCCGATTTTCCCGGACTCAACCTGACCTTTGAAGTGCGTGAAGGGATCATCAAACATTCCCGGGATTATGACGCGGAAGAATTTGCGGAACTGGCCGAGTATTCCTTGGACGAGCGGCCGCCGCTCGAAGCTCAGTTGATCGACCTCTGCGACGAAATTGCCTATAACACCGCCGACCTGGACGACGGATTTGAGGCAAAGCTGCTCACGCTCGAAAGCGTTCTTTCCGGTTGCTCCCTCTTTTGCCGTTTCTATGAACAGGCGGTGCGGCAATACGCGCGCGCCCCCGCCAAACTTCGCTTCAATGAGGGACTACGACAAACCATCAATGCGTTGGTGACCGACCTGCTCGAAAACACAGGGCGGCGGATTGCTGAAGCGGGCGTAGAAACAGTCGAAGACGTTCGCCGCGCCGCGCGCCGGCTGGCCGGGTTGAGCCCGGCCATGGCGGAACAGAATGCCGAGCTCAAAAAATTTCTCTATTCCAATCTCTATCTACACGAACAGTTGGTGGGCGAGCGCGCTCGCGCGGCCGACGCGCTGGAGCAGCTTTTCGACCACTATGTGGCTCATCCGGATGATCTGCCGCGAACGCATTTTGAGAAGACGCGCCAGGAGCCTTTGCACCGGGTCGTGTGCGACTATCTTGCCGGAATGACCGACCATTACTTGCTTCGCCAACAGCGACAGTCAGCCGCCAAGGCTCGAACGAGCAACTGA